DNA sequence from the Thermus hydrothermalis genome:
AGGGACCAGCGCCGGTGGCGACCCAAGGGGATCCCGCCTTGGGCCGGGCCCTTTACCTGGGCCAAAGGCCCTTGCAAAACGGCGGCGCTCCCTGCCAGGCCTGCCATACCGTGGCCGGGTTGGGTTTCCTGGGGGGTGGTTCCCTGGGCAAGGACCTCACGGACGCCGCCAAGCGGCTGGGAGGGGAGGCGGGGCTCACCGCCTTGCTCACCAACCCCGCCTTTCCGGTGATGCGGGAGGCGTATAGGGGCAGGCCCCTCACCGAAGCCGAAGCCGCCGCTTTGGCTGCGTTCTTGGTGCAGGCTTCAGAGGAAACCCCCAGGCCATCTTCCTTGTACCTGGGCCGCTTCTTGGTGGCCGGGGTGTTTCTTTTGGGGCTTCTTCTGGTCTACCAGGCGGCGGTTTGGCAACTCCGCCCCAAGAGCTTGGCGGAGCGCATCCGGAGCCAGCTTAGGAGGTGAGCATGAGAGACTGGATCAAGGAAGTGGAAAACCCGGCGGAAAGGAAGTGGGAGGAGTTTTACCGCAACCGCTTCCAGCACGACAAAAGGGTGCGCACCACCCATGGGGTGAACTGCACCGGCTCCTGTTCCTGGGAGGTCTTCGTCAAGGATGGCATCGTCACCTGGGAACTCCAGGCCACGGACTACCCGAGCCTCGAGGCTGGCCTTCCTCCTTACGAGCCCCGGGGGTGCCAGCGGGGCATCAGCTTTAGCTGGTACCTTTATAGCCCCATCCGGGTGAAGTACCCCTATGCCCGGGGGGCCCTTTTGGACCTCTGGCGGGAGGCTAAGGCCAAGCACCAAGACCCTGTGGCTGCCTGGGAGGCCATCCAGAGCGATCCGCACAAGCGTAAGCGCTACCAAAAGGCGAGGGGCAAAGGGGGGTTCCGCCGGGTGACCTGGGAGGAAGCCCTGGAACTCATCGCTGCCGCCGTGGTTTCCACGGTGAAGCGGTACGGGCCTGACCGGGTCATCGGGTTTTCTCCCATCCCTGCCATGAGCCAAATTTCCTACGCCGCTGGAAGCCGCTTCCTCTCCCTCTTGGGCGGCGTTCCCATGAGCTTTTACGACTGGTACTGCGACCTGCCCAACGCTTCGCCGGAGATCTGGGGGGAGCAGACGGATGTCCACGAGTCCGCTGACTGGTACAATGCCCGCTTCATCGCCGTCATGGGCTCCAACCTCAACATGACCCGCACCCCGGACACCCACTTCATCGCCGAGGTGCGGCACGCCGGGGCGAAGCTCACCGTGTTCAGCCCCGACTTCTCCCAGGTTTCCAAGTACGCTGACTGGTGGATTCCCATAAACCCCGGTCAGGACGGTGCTTTCTGGATGGCGGTGAACCATGTCCTCCTAAAGGAGTTCTACGCCGATAAGGAGGTGCCCTACTTTCAGGAATACCTGAAGCGCTACACGGATAGCCCCTTCCTGGTGGAGATCAAGGATGGCCGTCCCGGGCGCTACCTCCGGGCGAACCGCCTTTCAGCGTACGCCGAGGAGGAAAACGGGGACTTTAAGCTTCTCGTCTACGACGAGACCAAAGGTCCCCGGATGCCCGGGGGGACCTTGGGCTTCCGCTGGCAGAAGGAAAAGGGCAAGTGGAACCTGAAGCTGGAAGACCCCAAAACCGGCGAACCCCTTAACCCCCGCTTGAGCCTTCTCGGGGTGGAGGATGCGGTGGTCCTGGTGGAGCTGGACGATTTTGCCTCGGACCGCAAGCTCAAGCGTGGGGTTCCTGTGAAGTACCTCACCACCAAGGAAGGGGAAAAGGTGGCGGTGGCCACGGTCTTTGACCTGCTCATGGCCCAGTTCGGGGTGGGCCGGGGTTTGCCCGGGGACTACCCGCAAAGCTACGAGGACGACCTGCCCTATACCCCGGCTTGGCAGGAGAAGTGGACGGGGATCCACCGGGAAACCCTTCTCCGGTACGCCCGGGCCTGGGGAGAAAACGGGCTTAAGACCCAGGGGAAGAACCTCATCATCATCGGCGCGGGCATCAACCACTGGTACCACAACAACCTCATGTACCGCGCCGGGATCGTGGCCCTCATGCTCACGGGAAGCGTGGGCGTGAACGGGGGCGGCCTTGCCCACTACGTGGGCCAGGAGAAGCTCGCCAACCAGGCCAGCTGGGGCCCCATCGCCTTCGCTACCGACTGGGGTTACCCCCCTCGGCAGCAGAACACGCCGAGCTTCCACTACGTCCACTCGGACCAGTGGCGCTACGAAAGGGGCTTCTCCGCCTACGACAAAACGGCTCAAGGGTTTACCGACCACACGGTAGACCACCAGGTGCGTGCCGTGCGCAAGGGATGGCTTCCCTTTTTCCCCCAGTTCAACAAGAGCCCCTTGGAGGTGGTGAAGGAGGCGGAGGCCAAGGGTGCCAAGACCGAGGCGGAGGTTGTCCAGTACGTGGTGGAAGCCCTGAAGCGGGGTGAGCTTAAGTTTGCCGTGGAAGACCCGGATGCTCCCGAGAACTGGCCGAGGGTCTGGTTCATCTGGCGGGGTAACGCCATCGGCACCAGCGCCAAGGGGCACGAGTTTTTCCTGAAACACTACCTGGGTACGCACACCAACGCCATCGCCGAGGAGGTGGCGGAAGGACACGTAGCGGAGGTGGTGTACCGCAAGCCTGCCCCCGAGGGGAAGCTGGACCTGGTGGTGGACCTCAACTTCCGCATGGACACCAGCGCCCTTTATTCCGACCTCGTTCTCCCTGCCGCCACCTGGTACGAGAAGGATGACCTGAACACCACCGACCTCCACACCTTCATCAACCCCCTGCAGGCCGCCGTGCCCCCCTCCTGGGAGTCCAAGCCCGACTGGGAGATTTTCAAGGCCATCGCAAAGAAGGTCTCCGAGATGGCTAAGGCCCACCTGCCCACCCCCGTGAAGGACATCGTCATGATCCCCTTGCAGCACGACACCCCGGACGAGATGGCCCAACTTTGGGACCAGGACTGGAAACGGGGCGAGGTGGAGCCCATCCCCGGGAAAACCATGCCCAAGTTCCGGGTGGTGGAGCGGGACTACACCCAGCTTTACGAGAAGATGGTCACCCTGGGTCCGGTGGTGGAGAAGAACGGGGTGGGGATGCACGGGCTTGCCATCCCG
Encoded proteins:
- a CDS encoding nitrate reductase subunit alpha, which gives rise to MRDWIKEVENPAERKWEEFYRNRFQHDKRVRTTHGVNCTGSCSWEVFVKDGIVTWELQATDYPSLEAGLPPYEPRGCQRGISFSWYLYSPIRVKYPYARGALLDLWREAKAKHQDPVAAWEAIQSDPHKRKRYQKARGKGGFRRVTWEEALELIAAAVVSTVKRYGPDRVIGFSPIPAMSQISYAAGSRFLSLLGGVPMSFYDWYCDLPNASPEIWGEQTDVHESADWYNARFIAVMGSNLNMTRTPDTHFIAEVRHAGAKLTVFSPDFSQVSKYADWWIPINPGQDGAFWMAVNHVLLKEFYADKEVPYFQEYLKRYTDSPFLVEIKDGRPGRYLRANRLSAYAEEENGDFKLLVYDETKGPRMPGGTLGFRWQKEKGKWNLKLEDPKTGEPLNPRLSLLGVEDAVVLVELDDFASDRKLKRGVPVKYLTTKEGEKVAVATVFDLLMAQFGVGRGLPGDYPQSYEDDLPYTPAWQEKWTGIHRETLLRYARAWGENGLKTQGKNLIIIGAGINHWYHNNLMYRAGIVALMLTGSVGVNGGGLAHYVGQEKLANQASWGPIAFATDWGYPPRQQNTPSFHYVHSDQWRYERGFSAYDKTAQGFTDHTVDHQVRAVRKGWLPFFPQFNKSPLEVVKEAEAKGAKTEAEVVQYVVEALKRGELKFAVEDPDAPENWPRVWFIWRGNAIGTSAKGHEFFLKHYLGTHTNAIAEEVAEGHVAEVVYRKPAPEGKLDLVVDLNFRMDTSALYSDLVLPAATWYEKDDLNTTDLHTFINPLQAAVPPSWESKPDWEIFKAIAKKVSEMAKAHLPTPVKDIVMIPLQHDTPDEMAQLWDQDWKRGEVEPIPGKTMPKFRVVERDYTQLYEKMVTLGPVVEKNGVGMHGLAIPVEDFYKELAERQPRLYQGEKRPSLEEPRQVAEAILFLDPVSNGELAYRAFLDEEKKTGVKLTDLAEGNRHVRISFKDIVAQPRRQLTTPTWSAILNHGRAYSPYTLNVERLIPWRTLTGRQHFYLDHPNYLAWGEHLPTYKPRPEVHMLQETERSAKEAQGKLMNYITPHGKWSIHSTYSENHRMMTLSRGGYPIWLNDKDAAELGIQDNDWVELFNDNGVFVQRAIVSARIPRGTVFVYHATERTVGIPKSPLRGQRAGMNNSITRARLKPVLMSGGYAQFTYAFNYWGPVGVNRDTWVYVRKLEKPPEW
- a CDS encoding c-type cytochrome — its product is MKRRLYPLVLAFLLAPALAQEGKALYGQFCAGCHGAEAQGVPGAIPPLAGNPRALDETHVVQVVRQGLSGPLEVGGVTYNGVMPPMPQVSEAQARAIAQYLKGLSGAKPEGPAPVATQGDPALGRALYLGQRPLQNGGAPCQACHTVAGLGFLGGGSLGKDLTDAAKRLGGEAGLTALLTNPAFPVMREAYRGRPLTEAEAAALAAFLVQASEETPRPSSLYLGRFLVAGVFLLGLLLVYQAAVWQLRPKSLAERIRSQLRR